The sequence AATCAAACCAAGCTCGGAGTGATTATAGAGCTCGTTTGAATGCATCACTTGATTGCATTCGTTTTCTTCTTCCACAAGGACTCCCTTTTCGCGGTAATGATGAATCTGAGACTTCAGAAAATCGAGGAAACTTTCTTGAACTTTTAGAATTCCTTGCTGCTCATGATAAAGAAGTTGCAAGTGTCGTTTTAACAAATGCACCAGAGAATGCCAAGCTAACATCTCCTGATATTCAAAAGGACCTTGTAACTGCTGCTGCAACTGAGACCATCAACTCCATTATTAGTGATTTGGGGGATGAATGTTTCTCACTTCTTGTTGATGAATCTCGTAACGTTTCAACAAAGGAACAAATGGCTATTGCATTACGTTATGTCAATATTAGTGGACATGTGGTGGAGTGCTTCCTAGGTGTTGAACATGTTACAAGCACAACCGCTAGCTCACTTAAGGAGACCATTGATGCATTATTTTGCAAAacaggattgagcatttccaaattgCGTGGGCAAGGTTATGATGGGGCAAGCAATATGCGAGGAGAGTTTAACGGGCTGGAGACTCTAATTTTGAGAGAGAATGAGTGCGCATACTATATTCATTGCTTTGCACACTAACTTCAGTTGGCTTTGGTAGGTGTGGCAAAGAAACATCGTGATGTGTCATGGTTTTTCAACTTGGTTGCTAGTATTTTGAATGTTTTTGGAGGCTCTTGTAGACGTCATGATTCTCTTCTTGAGATACAAGCAAAGAAAGTGTTTGAAGCTTTAAGTGTGGGGGAAATTCCAAGTGGGCGAGGCCTAAATCAAGAAACTACTCTTGCACGTGCTTCTGATATACGTTGGGGATCACATTATGAAACTTTGGTGAGCTTGATCAAATTGTTTGGATCTGTAATTTCTGTCATTGAATTGATTCAGGATGAAGGGCAAGGAGAACAAAAGGGTTTGGCAAAAGGTTTTTTGTTTAATATGTGTCAATTTGACTTTGTATTCAACCTACATTTGTTGAAAGCAATATTGGCAATAACGAATGAGTTGTCACAAGCATTGCAGAGAAAAGATCAAGACATTGTGAATGCGATGAGGCTAGTTGAATGTTTCAAAAGTAGACTACAATTGATGAGGGATGATGAATGGGATTCTTTCATTGATAAAGTTTCATCATTTTGTGGTTTACATAATATCAGTGTTACTATCATGGAAGAGCAATATTTAGTTGGAGGAAGATCAAGACGTGGAGGACAAGAGGtaacaaatttacatcattatcGTATTGAATTATTCTACACTGTGCTAGATAGACAGTTTAGAGAGCTGAATGATCGCTTCACTGAGACAACTACAGAGTTACTTATCTGTGTGGCATGTCTCAATCCTAATGATTCATTTTCAGCATTTGATAAGCAGAAGCTCATCCGGCTTGCAACTTTCTATCATAGTGATTTTACTTTGGTGGAGCTTATGACTCTTGAAGATCAACTTGATACATATATCTTTGATATGCGTCATAGTAAAGAGTTTGAACAGTTGAAAGGACTTGGTGATTTATCTGAGAAAATGGTTCAACACAAAAAGAAGCAATTGTATCCGTTAGTGTATCGACTCTTGAAAATGACATTGATTCTACCAGTTGCCACAGCTACCGTGGAGAGAGCATTTTCTGCtatgaagattgtgaagagtcgtTTGCGCAATCGAATGGGAGATCAATTATTAAATGATAGTTTGGTTGTATACATTGAAAAAAAAGTGTTCAATGATATTAGTAATGAAGCTATCATACAACGcttctagaaaatgaaaaatcgtCGTGAACAATTATAAatgtaactattttttttaagttatttCAATATTATCTTTTGGACTTGTCTATTTAGTACAATTTATTTTTGTCAGTGCCCCCCCTTAGTCAAAATCCTGGCTACGTCCCTGTCCTTAAGACTACATCGCCTCCCCATCAGTTTGCTTCGGAAAATATAGATGACAGCCTCCCAGGATAGATTGGCCTCAGCTCTGCACGGAATGGAAGCTTCACACTGGGCAACTAGCGGAAACAACAACGCAACTCTCAAACTCTCTCTATGaatgcaaatgcaaatgcaaatgcTTTGAATGTGTTTTTTGTGAATGGTATGGAGGCCTCTATTCTATTTATAGTGCTTGGGAGAAAGAAAGGATTGGAAAGTAATCTACACAGATAATTCCAACATTTATTGAGAATAATAATCAAAAcatagataattaattaaacagaTAAAATTTGATATGTTTTCTCAAACATATGAATTTTAATATGTTATTTGCTTATCTGATTGTTGAGATGAGCCTATGGACTGGGTTGAGACAAGCCCACGAGTTGGgccaaaaaagaaggaagactcCCCACTGGACTGTAGTCCAAAAAGGAAAGACCTGGATGGAGCCGGTCCACCACACATGTGCGCGCAAACGGAACCGGATTTGCCAATCGGGTTGTGGCATCGCGTGGTTTTTTTACATAAAGTGGTATCTTTCCCTCCCACAAAAGCTTGGATGCCCTTGGACCCAAACCATTAGTTCAACCCTTACTCTTATATACAAGAGTTGGTTCACTTAATTCTCCAATGGGAGACTTTAATTCTTCCTCAAGATTGGTCATGCCCAAATGGCTTTGAACAAGTGAATACATGTAATTATTCTCCACACGAAATTCTATATATTCATGTTTAGATCCATTAATTGGATCTCAATTAAATTCATGGTCAAAGACATGAATTTCCAACAATAACAACCCCATTAATATAACCATAATACAACACAACAGTTTACTTTAACTAACATATAACAAAAAACAGCAGGCGTAGTTAACATAACATCAACTAGTTGCATGACTGAGGTGGCATTAGGCCCACTTGCATAGACTTGTAAGACGGACCAAGCTGCACCCTAACATAATATTGCTAGATCTTACCTCGAGATGAAATAAACATTTCTTGATTTCATACATTTAGACATTAATCTTGCCCGGCAAGCACGCATCTCCTCAATAAAGTCATCCATTTGCCCTTTTCTCTCGGCACGATCATTTCTCATTGCTTCTTCAAGCTCTCTTTTCCATCTCTCAAGTACTAGCTGTGACATTTCACTTTGCGTAGACTGTATTTCTGGTACTGATGTCGCAATAGGACGTCCAAGTCTTCCATTCTCATCTTGCCCTAATTGCACTTGTTCCATTGGAAATTCTTGACCATGgttctaaatatatatatatatatatataaataagtaaattaataatttgatCATGATGTCGTTTGATTAATCTAGCATAACATAATAAACAACAAATTTATTGAGGAAATAGGGTTACACTTACTAGCCCATTCGAATACAAATCCGCGAACTGTTGTTGTCCTGTAATGGTTGGGTTCAAGATATGTTTTTGGGATTGAAATTCCTCAATGTTGGTGACTGTTGCCTGCAAATCATTTATTGCTGTGTCTCTTTCCGCCATCAAAGATGCATTCATACATTCATTCTCCTCTTGCCCGAATTGCACTTGTTCCATAGGCAATTCTTGAATATGgttctaaaaaaatatataaataaataataatttgatCATGACGTGCTTTGATTAATCTAGCAAAACatacataaacaacaaattcaTTGAGGAAATAGGGTTACACTTACCAGCCCATTCGAATACAAATCCGCAAACTGTTGTCGTTCTGTAGTAGTTGGGTTCAAGATATAATTTTGGGATTGAAGTTCCTTAATGTTAGTGACTGCTGCCTGCAAATCATTCATCATTGTGTCTCTTTCGGCCATCAAAGATGCATTCATACATTCATATATGGAGATTTATGTCTTGCAaaatgtacatacatatatcatatagatgaacattatttacattccattttttattaagtacaccccactctaATG is a genomic window of Tripterygium wilfordii isolate XIE 37 chromosome 16, ASM1340144v1, whole genome shotgun sequence containing:
- the LOC119980277 gene encoding uncharacterized protein LOC119980277 isoform X1, with the protein product MHLSDCEGSEDFIDVEALIHLCDDGQSATDTLIMNQVGNGEIDHSMIQYQATHDQVAATRPLRQKRGGPRLDDDEKKRNKREVDKRYRVNAKNRLKEMKDDLKAAKNKVEDLESANKSLMTQYLLMVQKLQEAQTWIGQLQSEIKGFKETSGAQQQQHAVIYWNQAAVTNIKELQSQNYILNPTTTERQQFADLYSNGLNHIQELPMEQVQFGQEENECMNASLMAERDTAINDLQATVTNIEEFQSQKHILNPTITGQQQFADLYSNGLNHGQEFPMEQVQLGQDENGRLGRPIATSVPEIQSTQSEMSQLVLERWKRELEEAMRNDRAERKGQMDDFIEEMRACRARLMSKCMKSRNVYFISR
- the LOC119980277 gene encoding uncharacterized protein LOC119980277 isoform X3, with translation MKKKKIWRESLVGEMKVGNGEIDHSMIQYQATHDQVAATRPLRQKRGGPRLDDDEKKRNKREVDKRYRVNAKNRLKEMKDDLKAAKNKVEDLESANKSLMTQYLLMVQKLQEAQTWIGQLQSEIKGFKETSGAQQQQHAVIYWNQAAVTNIKELQSQNYILNPTTTERQQFADLYSNGLNHIQELPMEQVQFGQEENECMNASLMAERDTAINDLQATVTNIEEFQSQKHILNPTITGQQQFADLYSNGLNHGQEFPMEQVQLGQDENGRLGRPIATSVPEIQSTQSEMSQLVLERWKRELEEAMRNDRAERKGQMDDFIEEMRACRARLMSKCMKSRNVYFISR
- the LOC119980277 gene encoding uncharacterized protein LOC119980277 isoform X2, which codes for MMKKKKIWRESLVGEMKVGNGEIDHSMIQYQATHDQVAATRPLRQKRGGPRLDDDEKKRNKREVDKRYRVNAKNRLKEMKDDLKAAKNKVEDLESANKSLMTQYLLMVQKLQEAQTWIGQLQSEIKGFKETSGAQQQQHAVIYWNQAAVTNIKELQSQNYILNPTTTERQQFADLYSNGLNHIQELPMEQVQFGQEENECMNASLMAERDTAINDLQATVTNIEEFQSQKHILNPTITGQQQFADLYSNGLNHGQEFPMEQVQLGQDENGRLGRPIATSVPEIQSTQSEMSQLVLERWKRELEEAMRNDRAERKGQMDDFIEEMRACRARLMSKCMKSRNVYFISR